One Amycolatopsis thermophila DNA segment encodes these proteins:
- a CDS encoding ROK family transcriptional regulator, which translates to MPPVRTGSPTSAGHILALLRAEGPLTRQQLQDRVGLSRATMVDRLDVLHRLGLLRQEGHRASSGGRPAEVLAANDTGRTALVADIGQRHATIAVTDLRGTVFGQVHRPLPSGHPPGETLSFVLATGRELLAREGRADSLCAVGLSVPGQIDHDTGTTIAPPSMSEWLGVRLRDGFEDALSVPVILENDANALAFGAYCELDRPRAALVGVKVGTGIGAGMVISGRVHRGETGCAGEVGHIRIEGSDLRCDCGRRGCVSAIASGQAVIRSLRPSGVRTAEDVLRRVRAGNAEAVRVTRDAGRLVGTVLATVVTIINPRFLRVGGAIGVLPPFLEGLREVVLAGAHTSSLDHLDIGPCAIGVNTTLTGVAGLVADEVLDPATIDAMAQR; encoded by the coding sequence ATGCCCCCGGTACGCACCGGCTCGCCCACCTCGGCCGGCCACATCCTCGCCCTCCTGCGTGCGGAGGGCCCGCTCACGCGGCAGCAGCTGCAGGACCGCGTCGGCCTGTCCCGCGCGACGATGGTCGACCGGCTGGACGTGCTGCACCGGCTCGGGCTGCTGCGCCAGGAGGGGCACCGCGCGTCCAGCGGCGGCCGGCCGGCGGAGGTGCTCGCCGCGAACGACACGGGCCGCACGGCGCTGGTGGCCGACATCGGGCAGCGGCACGCGACGATCGCGGTCACCGACCTGCGCGGCACGGTGTTCGGGCAGGTCCACCGCCCGCTGCCGTCCGGGCACCCGCCCGGCGAGACGCTGTCGTTCGTGCTGGCCACCGGGCGCGAGCTGCTGGCCCGCGAGGGACGAGCGGACAGCCTGTGCGCGGTCGGCCTGAGCGTGCCCGGCCAGATCGACCACGACACCGGCACGACGATCGCGCCGCCGTCGATGTCGGAGTGGCTGGGCGTCCGGCTGCGCGACGGTTTCGAGGACGCCCTGTCGGTGCCGGTGATCTTGGAGAACGACGCGAACGCGCTGGCGTTCGGCGCCTACTGCGAACTGGACCGGCCACGGGCCGCGCTGGTCGGGGTGAAGGTGGGGACCGGAATCGGCGCGGGGATGGTGATCTCCGGGCGGGTGCACCGCGGCGAGACCGGGTGCGCGGGCGAGGTCGGCCACATCCGCATCGAAGGCTCCGACCTGCGCTGCGACTGCGGCCGGCGCGGATGCGTGTCGGCGATCGCGAGCGGGCAGGCGGTGATCAGGTCGTTGCGGCCGTCCGGCGTCCGCACGGCGGAGGACGTGCTGCGCCGGGTGCGTGCCGGGAACGCCGAGGCGGTCCGCGTGACACGGGACGCCGGGCGGCTGGTGGGCACCGTGCTGGCCACCGTCGTGACGATCATCAACCCGCGGTTCCTGCGGGTGGGCGGCGCCATCGGGGTGCTGCCGCCGTTCCTGGAGGGCCTGCGCGAGGTGGTGCTGGCAGGCGCGCACACCAGCTCGCTGGACCACCTCGACATCGGCCCCTGCGCGATCGGCGTGAACACCACGCTGACGGGTGTGGCCGGGCTGGTCGCCGACGAGGTGCTAGACCCGGCGACCATCGACGCGATGGCGCAGCGGTAG
- a CDS encoding ABC transporter substrate-binding protein produces the protein MCAARLPGSGPSRRTVLQGVFLAGAASMAAGCVGFATTGGGGMVFLSTQFRPVAEAERFRGFLAKTFPGSVSYVTIEEGPFASQVQSQVGAGRTQVGLLGGSHSDLAPLAGEYLEDVSGVPAGQGYPAEFLTLARAGTRQSWYVPWAQAGFVLAAHEDALQHLPPGADPDTLTYDQFLDWAVAARRANGNRPMLGLPCGPKGLYHRFLQGYLLPSFTGGQMTTFRSPEAVTAWQYLKELWANTSPSSTTYDFMQEPLRAGAVRVGWDHVARLVDAPGDEPGRWRMLPAPRGPRGLGHMAVVLGLAIPRGSTDRHQAEQVIQALSTPRAQVELLRSNGFFPGGRRADPRRPAARPPAGSRGGAAAAGRARRDPVAAAGRPRHPRG, from the coding sequence ATGTGCGCGGCCCGCCTTCCCGGCAGCGGCCCCAGCCGTCGTACCGTCCTCCAGGGGGTCTTCCTGGCCGGCGCCGCGTCGATGGCCGCCGGGTGCGTCGGGTTCGCGACCACGGGCGGCGGGGGCATGGTCTTCCTGTCCACGCAGTTCCGGCCGGTCGCGGAGGCCGAGCGCTTCCGCGGGTTCCTCGCGAAGACGTTCCCGGGCTCGGTCAGCTACGTCACGATCGAGGAGGGGCCGTTCGCCAGCCAGGTGCAGAGCCAGGTCGGCGCCGGACGCACCCAGGTCGGCCTGCTCGGCGGGTCGCACAGCGACCTCGCACCGCTCGCGGGGGAGTACCTGGAGGACGTCTCCGGCGTCCCGGCCGGGCAGGGCTACCCCGCGGAGTTCCTGACGCTGGCCAGGGCCGGTACGCGGCAGTCCTGGTACGTCCCGTGGGCGCAGGCCGGCTTCGTGCTCGCCGCGCACGAGGACGCCCTGCAGCACCTGCCGCCGGGCGCGGACCCGGACACCCTGACCTACGACCAGTTCCTCGACTGGGCCGTCGCCGCGCGCCGCGCCAACGGCAACCGGCCGATGCTGGGCCTGCCGTGCGGGCCGAAGGGGCTCTACCACCGGTTCCTGCAGGGCTACCTGCTGCCCTCGTTCACCGGCGGCCAGATGACCACGTTCCGCTCGCCCGAGGCGGTCACCGCGTGGCAGTACCTCAAGGAGCTGTGGGCCAACACCAGCCCGTCCAGCACCACCTACGACTTCATGCAGGAACCGCTGCGGGCCGGCGCGGTGCGGGTCGGGTGGGACCACGTCGCACGCCTGGTCGACGCGCCCGGTGACGAGCCGGGGCGCTGGCGCATGCTGCCCGCACCCCGCGGCCCGCGCGGCCTGGGCCACATGGCCGTCGTGCTCGGCCTCGCCATCCCCCGGGGCAGCACCGACCGCCACCAGGCCGAGCAGGTGATCCAGGCCCTGTCCACGCCGCGGGCGCAGGTCGAGCTGCTGCGGTCCAACGGCTTCTTCCCCGGTGGTCGACGCGCCGATCCCCGGCGACCTGCCGCCCGCCCTCCAGCTGGAAGCCGGGGCGGTGCGGCGGCAGCGGGACGCGCCCGGCGCGATCCTGTCGCTGCTGCCGGTCGGCCTCGGCACCCGCGAGGGTGA
- a CDS encoding carbohydrate ABC transporter permease: protein MAVAVLEAGKRRRLAGSPWLLLAPSVVFMLALFGWPVVQALISAFTDESGFTLAAWDRLFGDPYFLKALRNTLLLIAIVVPVQLVLAVAMALLVQARPKFLSGHFYLWTIPLAVSELAAGLVWLSVFDSRGYLNSLLVSWGLSGTGVQWLSYTNTGTMLLAVVIAEIWRATSLVFVIVVAGIQMVPKDFDEAAQVFGASAWQRLWHVTLPQLKPSLQVALILRTILAMQAFAVAQALTGRDFPLLVGETYQWYVNLQNPAVASAAALVVLALSLVTALFYLRTMRQEAK, encoded by the coding sequence ATGGCGGTGGCCGTTCTGGAGGCGGGGAAGAGGCGCCGCCTGGCCGGTTCGCCGTGGCTGCTGCTCGCGCCCTCGGTCGTGTTCATGCTGGCGCTGTTCGGCTGGCCGGTGGTCCAGGCGCTGATCTCGGCGTTCACCGACGAATCCGGGTTCACGCTCGCCGCGTGGGACCGGCTCTTCGGCGACCCGTACTTCCTGAAAGCGCTGCGCAACACGCTGCTGCTGATCGCCATCGTGGTGCCGGTCCAGCTGGTGCTCGCCGTCGCGATGGCGCTGCTCGTGCAGGCCCGGCCGAAGTTCCTGTCCGGCCACTTCTACCTGTGGACGATCCCGCTCGCGGTGTCCGAGCTGGCCGCCGGCCTGGTGTGGCTGTCGGTGTTCGACAGCCGCGGCTACCTCAACTCGCTGCTGGTGTCCTGGGGCCTGTCCGGGACCGGTGTGCAGTGGCTGAGCTACACGAACACCGGCACGATGCTGCTGGCCGTGGTGATCGCGGAGATCTGGCGCGCCACGTCGCTGGTGTTCGTCATCGTCGTCGCCGGCATCCAGATGGTGCCCAAGGACTTCGACGAGGCCGCGCAGGTGTTCGGCGCGAGCGCGTGGCAGCGGCTGTGGCACGTGACGCTGCCGCAGCTGAAGCCGAGCCTGCAGGTCGCGCTGATCCTGCGCACCATCCTGGCCATGCAGGCGTTCGCGGTCGCCCAGGCGCTCACCGGACGCGACTTCCCGCTCCTGGTCGGCGAGACCTACCAGTGGTACGTCAACCTGCAGAACCCGGCCGTCGCCAGCGCCGCCGCACTGGTCGTGCTGGCGCTGTCGCTGGTCACCGCGCTGTTCTACCTGCGCACCATGCGGCAGGAGGCGAAATGA
- a CDS encoding carbohydrate ABC transporter permease: protein MTTTLPPVDRAPLRRRRRRAIGVQIACVLVSLFMAVPMILIGLAAVSSPRALLEFPKPLVPSGFSADTLLAFVQATGTVPALGNSLLAGVYTMVLSLLVGAPAGYALARQVFRGNDAYQVFMLLARALPIVVLSVPLATMFLRFGVYDTVFSVTLLHTTLALPTTVLISASIFVSVPADVEEAARVFGCGRFEAARRVVFPLALPGLAASSIFTFVLSWNEILGAAVITLGHRTLPAQVLASLGEAPQAYRFAGGFALILPALVFILVMRRYLVNMWGTTLR, encoded by the coding sequence ATGACGACGACGCTGCCGCCGGTCGACCGGGCACCCCTGCGCCGCCGTCGCCGCCGCGCGATCGGCGTCCAGATCGCCTGCGTCCTGGTCAGCCTGTTCATGGCCGTGCCGATGATCCTGATCGGCCTCGCCGCGGTGTCCTCGCCGCGGGCGCTGCTGGAGTTCCCGAAACCGCTGGTCCCCAGCGGGTTCTCCGCCGACACGCTGCTCGCGTTCGTCCAGGCCACCGGAACCGTCCCGGCGCTGGGGAACTCGTTGCTCGCCGGCGTATACACGATGGTGCTGTCGCTGCTGGTCGGCGCGCCCGCCGGGTACGCGCTGGCGCGCCAGGTCTTCCGCGGCAACGACGCCTACCAGGTGTTCATGCTGCTCGCGCGGGCGCTGCCGATCGTCGTGCTGTCCGTGCCGCTGGCCACGATGTTCCTCCGCTTCGGGGTGTACGACACGGTGTTCTCGGTGACGCTGCTGCACACCACGCTCGCCCTGCCGACCACCGTGCTGATCAGCGCGAGCATCTTCGTGTCGGTGCCGGCCGACGTCGAGGAGGCGGCCCGGGTGTTCGGCTGCGGCCGGTTCGAAGCCGCGCGCCGGGTCGTGTTCCCGCTCGCGCTGCCCGGTCTGGCGGCGTCCTCGATCTTCACGTTCGTGTTGTCCTGGAACGAGATCCTCGGTGCGGCCGTGATCACGCTCGGGCACCGGACGTTGCCCGCCCAGGTGCTGGCCTCGCTCGGGGAGGCGCCGCAGGCCTACCGGTTCGCCGGCGGCTTCGCGCTGATCCTGCCCGCGCTGGTGTTCATCCTCGTGATGCGCCGGTACCTGGTGAACATGTGGGGGACGACGCTGCGATGA
- a CDS encoding ABC transporter ATP-binding protein — protein MAEVVLHELVKTYPGGTARATDEVSLEVADGEFMVLLGPSGCGKTTLLRMVAGLETPDAGQIVIGGRDVTYLEPRRRNLSMVFQSYAVFPNKKVADNIGFGLRVHGVPADEVRKKVEWAAELLQLTPYLDRYPAKLSGGQRQRVAVARAIVMDADVLLMDEPLSNLDALLRLSFRAELKKLVNEIGVTTLYVTHDQVEALSLGDRVAVMREGRIAQCGDPVAVYTDPADEFVGGFLGSPPMNFLTGAVTEDGERIDLGGQTLPVPRALESFRGRHLRLGIRPESISLDLDGDGLRCEVQVFEPLGSSTLLTTSCAGRCSKCRRRRVSAPSPARCCVWACRRSSAGGTTPTRSSAWRRSR, from the coding sequence ATGGCTGAGGTCGTCTTGCACGAGCTCGTGAAGACCTACCCGGGCGGCACCGCGCGTGCCACCGACGAGGTGTCGCTCGAGGTGGCCGACGGCGAGTTCATGGTCCTGCTCGGCCCGTCCGGCTGCGGCAAGACCACGCTGCTGCGGATGGTCGCCGGGCTGGAGACGCCGGACGCCGGCCAGATCGTCATCGGCGGTCGCGACGTCACCTACCTGGAACCGCGGCGGCGCAACCTGTCCATGGTCTTCCAGTCCTACGCGGTGTTCCCGAACAAGAAGGTCGCCGACAACATCGGGTTCGGCCTGCGGGTGCACGGCGTGCCGGCGGACGAGGTGCGCAAGAAGGTCGAGTGGGCCGCGGAGCTGCTGCAGCTGACGCCCTACCTGGACCGGTACCCGGCGAAGCTGTCCGGCGGGCAGCGGCAGCGCGTCGCCGTGGCGCGGGCGATCGTGATGGACGCCGACGTGCTGCTGATGGACGAGCCGCTGTCCAACCTGGACGCGCTGCTGCGGCTGTCCTTCCGCGCCGAGCTGAAGAAGCTGGTCAACGAGATCGGTGTGACCACGCTCTACGTGACGCACGACCAGGTCGAGGCGCTGTCGCTGGGGGACCGGGTCGCCGTCATGCGGGAGGGACGCATCGCGCAGTGCGGCGACCCGGTCGCCGTGTACACCGACCCGGCCGACGAGTTCGTCGGCGGGTTCCTGGGCAGCCCGCCGATGAACTTCCTCACCGGAGCCGTCACCGAGGACGGCGAGCGGATCGACCTGGGCGGTCAGACGCTGCCGGTTCCGCGCGCGCTCGAGTCGTTCCGGGGCCGCCACCTGCGGCTCGGCATCCGGCCCGAGTCGATCTCCCTCGACCTGGACGGCGACGGCCTGCGCTGCGAGGTGCAGGTGTTCGAACCGCTCGGCTCGTCGACGCTGCTCACCACCAGCTGTGCGGGCAGGTGCTCAAAGTGCAGGCGCCGGCGGGTTTCCGCGCCGAGCCCGGCCAGGTGCTGCGTCTGGGCCTGCCGCCGGAGCAGTGCCGGTGGTACGACCCCGACACGCAGCTCCGCTTGGAGGCGAAGTAGATGA
- the ggh gene encoding glucosylglycerate hydrolase: MTVDVTSPPDGAAGGRRPVRYARPTLAARAARVLRDNDTGAVITAAPRLYPHMWSWDAAFIAIGLARLDLPRAVAELETLFRAQWRNGMVPHIVFTDDDAYFPGPDRWGTDSAVDGPHGVRTSGICQPPVHAIAVQRMLEIARTSSPEERAGAERFARSIWPALYSWHRWLVEYRTPGPSGLIAIVHGWESGMDNSPRWDVPYAAVDPGDELPPYVRKDVRIVGDASERPTDKEYDRYLWLIEEMRRAGYDQKEVVRSSSFLVGDVFITALFAVSCDVLIELGTEFGQPGSRLADLAEWAARARDAVAGSCHSVSGMARDRDLRANRWLDTQTIAGFSPLLCGGAPDEVQMRLLSLLDSDRWCGHPGLLAPVPPSVSPMRPGFNPRQYWRGPQWPVVNWLFGWAFARRGWHERARKLREAGLRLTDDGAFGEYYEPFTGEPLGSTDQSWTAAVVLDWLCTDAD; the protein is encoded by the coding sequence ATGACCGTCGACGTCACGAGTCCCCCCGACGGAGCCGCCGGCGGCAGAAGACCGGTCCGCTACGCCAGGCCCACCCTGGCGGCGCGGGCCGCCCGAGTACTGAGGGACAACGACACCGGTGCCGTGATCACCGCGGCGCCGCGGCTCTACCCGCACATGTGGAGCTGGGACGCGGCGTTCATCGCGATCGGCCTGGCCCGGCTGGACCTGCCGCGCGCCGTGGCCGAGCTGGAGACCCTCTTCCGCGCGCAGTGGCGCAACGGCATGGTGCCCCACATCGTCTTCACCGACGACGACGCGTACTTCCCGGGGCCGGACCGCTGGGGCACCGACTCGGCCGTCGACGGCCCGCACGGCGTGCGCACCTCCGGCATCTGCCAGCCGCCGGTGCACGCGATCGCCGTGCAGCGGATGCTGGAGATCGCCCGCACCTCGTCACCCGAGGAGCGCGCGGGCGCGGAGCGGTTCGCCCGGTCGATCTGGCCCGCCCTGTACTCGTGGCACCGGTGGCTGGTCGAGTACCGCACACCGGGGCCGAGCGGGCTGATCGCGATCGTGCACGGCTGGGAGTCCGGAATGGACAACTCGCCGCGCTGGGACGTGCCCTACGCGGCGGTCGACCCCGGTGACGAGCTGCCGCCGTACGTGCGCAAGGACGTGCGCATCGTCGGCGACGCGAGCGAGCGGCCGACCGACAAGGAGTACGACCGCTACCTGTGGCTCATCGAGGAGATGCGCCGCGCCGGCTACGACCAGAAGGAGGTCGTGCGCAGCTCGAGCTTCCTGGTCGGGGACGTGTTCATCACCGCGCTGTTCGCGGTGTCCTGCGACGTGCTGATCGAGCTGGGCACGGAGTTCGGGCAACCCGGTTCGCGGCTGGCCGACCTGGCGGAGTGGGCGGCGCGGGCTCGTGACGCCGTCGCCGGCAGCTGCCATTCGGTCTCCGGCATGGCCCGGGACCGCGACCTGCGGGCCAACCGCTGGCTGGACACCCAGACCATCGCCGGGTTCTCGCCGCTGCTGTGCGGGGGAGCGCCGGACGAGGTGCAGATGCGGCTGTTGTCGCTGCTGGACAGCGACCGCTGGTGCGGCCACCCCGGCCTGCTCGCGCCCGTGCCGCCGTCGGTGTCGCCGATGCGTCCCGGCTTCAACCCGCGCCAGTACTGGCGAGGTCCGCAGTGGCCGGTGGTCAACTGGCTGTTCGGGTGGGCCTTCGCACGCCGCGGCTGGCACGAACGCGCCCGCAAGCTGCGGGAGGCCGGGTTGCGGCTGACCGACGACGGCGCGTTCGGCGAGTACTACGAACCCTTCACCGGCGAGCCACTGGGCAGCACCGACCAGAGCTGGACCGCGGCCGTCGTACTGGACTGGCTCTGCACCGACGCCGACTGA
- a CDS encoding amino acid ABC transporter permease, which yields MSNVLFDIPGPKARARHRVLAGLGILAVAAVLAYIVYRFIDSGQFTARKWEWLQFAQVQRDLGNAVVATLEAFALGAVLALVFGAIFAAGRLSDHAWLRGISTFVVEFFRAIPLLILMFLFYYGGPALGISLPPFAAVVLGLTLYNGSVLAEVFRAGIQALPKGQSEAAYALGMGKTQVMTLVLIPQAIRSMLPTIISQLVVLLKDTALGFLVTYPELLYYARYIGSQGAFGRPIVPSTIVVAAIYIALCLLLTALANYLERRQRRSKKHVETERPQPTEDMVGVA from the coding sequence ATGAGCAACGTCCTGTTCGACATCCCCGGCCCGAAGGCGCGGGCGCGCCACCGCGTGCTGGCCGGCCTCGGCATCCTGGCCGTGGCCGCGGTGCTGGCCTACATCGTCTACCGCTTCATCGACAGCGGGCAGTTCACCGCGCGCAAGTGGGAGTGGCTGCAGTTCGCGCAGGTCCAGCGCGACCTGGGGAACGCGGTGGTGGCGACGCTGGAGGCGTTCGCGCTCGGCGCCGTGCTCGCGCTGGTCTTCGGTGCGATCTTCGCCGCCGGGCGGTTGTCCGATCACGCGTGGCTGCGCGGCATCTCGACGTTCGTGGTCGAGTTCTTCCGCGCCATCCCGCTGCTGATCCTGATGTTCCTGTTCTACTACGGCGGGCCGGCGCTCGGGATCTCCCTGCCGCCGTTCGCCGCGGTGGTGCTGGGCCTGACCCTGTACAACGGGTCGGTGCTCGCGGAGGTGTTCCGCGCCGGCATCCAGGCGCTGCCGAAGGGCCAGAGCGAGGCGGCCTACGCGCTGGGCATGGGCAAAACCCAGGTGATGACGCTGGTCCTGATCCCGCAGGCGATCCGGTCGATGCTGCCGACGATCATCAGCCAGCTCGTGGTGCTGCTCAAGGACACCGCGCTGGGCTTCCTGGTGACCTACCCCGAGCTGCTGTACTACGCGCGCTACATCGGGTCGCAGGGCGCGTTCGGACGGCCGATCGTGCCGTCGACGATCGTGGTCGCCGCGATCTACATCGCGTTGTGCCTGCTGCTCACGGCCCTGGCGAACTACCTCGAACGCCGCCAGCGGCGCAGCAAGAAGCACGTGGAAACGGAACGACCGCAGCCGACGGAGGACATGGTCGGCGTGGCCTGA
- a CDS encoding amino acid ABC transporter permease yields MDVLLDNLDLYGPFFWTTIKLFLISGVASLIFGTFLAGLRVSPVPVFRAVGATYVTLLRNTPLTLIFVFLVFAYPLLDILELSYFTAAVVSLTLYTSAFICEVVRSGINTVPVGQAEAARALGLTFTQILGQIVLPQAIRSVVPPLMSMLIALLKNTTIAAGFSVAEAGAIRQYLSERGDNQLIGLLWVALGFIILVAVLSLIQRALEKRWSVAR; encoded by the coding sequence ATGGACGTCCTGCTCGACAACCTGGACCTCTACGGTCCGTTCTTCTGGACCACGATCAAGCTGTTCCTGATCTCGGGAGTGGCGAGCCTGATCTTCGGCACGTTCCTGGCCGGCCTGCGGGTCAGCCCGGTGCCGGTGTTCCGGGCGGTCGGCGCCACCTACGTGACGTTGCTGCGGAACACGCCGCTGACGCTGATCTTCGTGTTCCTGGTGTTCGCCTATCCGCTGCTCGACATCCTCGAGCTCTCCTACTTCACCGCCGCCGTGGTGTCGCTGACGCTGTACACGTCGGCGTTCATCTGCGAGGTGGTGCGGTCGGGCATCAACACGGTGCCCGTCGGGCAGGCCGAGGCCGCCCGGGCGCTGGGTCTCACCTTCACCCAGATCCTCGGCCAGATCGTGCTGCCGCAGGCGATCCGGTCGGTGGTGCCGCCGCTGATGAGCATGCTCATCGCGCTGCTGAAGAACACCACCATCGCCGCCGGGTTCTCGGTCGCCGAGGCCGGCGCGATCCGGCAGTACCTGTCCGAGCGCGGTGACAACCAGCTGATCGGCCTGCTGTGGGTCGCGCTGGGCTTCATCATCCTGGTCGCGGTGCTGTCGCTGATCCAGCGGGCCCTCGAGAAGCGCTGGAGCGTGGCGCGATGA
- a CDS encoding glutamate ABC transporter substrate-binding protein → MKIRTLAAGLLVGALTLTACGKEGSPTDTGGAGGNNAAALPTYTVAQNVTVAGSPTFDRIKAAGKLTIGVKDDQPGLGLKNPTTGKFEGFDVEIAKMVAAGLGFDESKITFTTVDSAAREAAITNGNVDYYVGTYTITDKRKTQVSFAGPYFMAGQDLLVRADDKSITGPETLKGKKVCSVTGSTPIQRVRDQQLTEPQNIVEFQKYSQCVEKLGTKEVDAVTTDDAILKGFAAQEPDTLKVVGKTFSQEPYGIGLNHDDAALRAKIDDLLQAAIDNGTWQKIYDATLGKSGSSAQPPTIQRY, encoded by the coding sequence ATGAAGATCCGCACCCTGGCAGCGGGGCTGCTCGTCGGCGCGCTGACGCTGACCGCCTGCGGCAAGGAGGGCTCGCCCACGGACACCGGCGGGGCGGGCGGCAACAACGCCGCCGCGCTGCCGACCTACACGGTGGCCCAGAACGTCACGGTCGCGGGCTCGCCCACCTTCGACAGGATCAAGGCCGCAGGCAAGCTCACCATCGGCGTCAAGGACGACCAGCCCGGTCTGGGTCTGAAGAACCCGACCACCGGCAAGTTCGAGGGCTTCGACGTCGAGATCGCCAAGATGGTCGCCGCGGGCCTCGGCTTCGACGAAAGCAAGATCACCTTCACCACGGTCGACTCGGCCGCGCGTGAGGCCGCGATCACCAACGGCAACGTCGACTACTACGTCGGTACCTACACCATCACCGACAAGCGCAAGACCCAGGTGTCCTTCGCCGGCCCGTACTTCATGGCCGGGCAGGACCTGCTGGTGCGCGCCGACGACAAGTCGATCACCGGCCCGGAGACCCTGAAGGGCAAGAAGGTCTGCTCGGTGACCGGGTCCACGCCGATCCAGCGCGTCCGCGACCAGCAGCTGACCGAGCCGCAGAACATCGTCGAGTTCCAGAAGTACTCGCAGTGCGTCGAGAAGCTGGGCACCAAGGAGGTCGACGCCGTCACCACCGACGACGCGATCCTCAAGGGCTTCGCCGCGCAGGAGCCGGACACCCTGAAGGTCGTCGGCAAGACGTTCTCGCAGGAGCCCTACGGCATCGGCCTGAACCACGACGACGCCGCCCTGCGCGCCAAGATCGACGACCTGCTGCAGGCCGCGATCGACAACGGCACATGGCAGAAGATCTACGACGCCACGCTGGGCAAGTCGGGTTCCTCGGCGCAGCCGCCCACCATCCAGCGCTACTGA
- a CDS encoding amino acid ABC transporter ATP-binding protein, producing the protein MIRAAGVNKFFGDLHVLKDINLEVPKGQVVVVLGPSGSGKSTLCRAINRLEPINSGEISVDGQPLPAEGKALAALRAEVGMVFQSFNLFAHKTIVENVMLAPVKVRKVGQAEARKMAMELLDRVGIANQSQKYPAQLSGGQQQRAAIARALAMKPKVMLFDEPTSALDPEMVQEVLDTMTGLAKEGMTMLVVTHEMGFARRAANRVVFMSDGEIVEDATPDDFFTKPKSDRAKDFLGKILTH; encoded by the coding sequence ATGATCAGGGCTGCGGGCGTGAACAAGTTCTTCGGCGACCTGCACGTGCTCAAGGACATCAACCTCGAGGTGCCCAAGGGCCAGGTCGTGGTGGTGCTCGGACCGTCCGGTTCCGGCAAGTCCACCCTGTGCCGCGCGATCAACCGCCTGGAGCCGATCAACTCCGGCGAGATCTCGGTCGACGGGCAGCCGCTGCCCGCCGAGGGCAAGGCGCTGGCCGCCCTGCGCGCCGAGGTCGGCATGGTGTTCCAGTCGTTCAACCTGTTCGCGCACAAGACGATCGTCGAGAACGTGATGCTCGCGCCGGTCAAGGTCCGCAAGGTCGGCCAGGCCGAGGCGCGCAAGATGGCGATGGAGCTGCTGGACCGGGTCGGCATCGCCAACCAGTCGCAGAAGTACCCGGCGCAGCTGTCGGGTGGTCAGCAGCAGCGCGCGGCGATCGCGCGAGCGCTGGCGATGAAGCCGAAGGTGATGCTGTTCGACGAGCCCACCTCGGCGCTGGACCCGGAAATGGTCCAGGAGGTGCTGGACACGATGACCGGGCTGGCCAAGGAGGGCATGACGATGCTCGTGGTCACGCACGAGATGGGCTTCGCCCGGCGCGCGGCGAACCGCGTGGTGTTCATGTCCGACGGGGAGATCGTCGAGGACGCGACTCCGGACGACTTCTTCACCAAGCCGAAGTCGGACCGCGCGAAGGACTTCCTCGGCAAGATCCTGACGCACTAG